The Theobroma cacao cultivar B97-61/B2 chromosome 1, Criollo_cocoa_genome_V2, whole genome shotgun sequence genome contains the following window.
CATATGAATTGAAAGAGGAACTTTTATAAGGGGGAGAGACTTACAGTTGGCACAGCCAACGCTAAGCTTGCATTAGTTCCTCTCCACAGTCTGGCAAATCCTTCCTGCACAAATTCACTCCTGTGAACCTCCAACAATAGGTAATTGGTCCATTGATATGCAAAGGTTTGCAACAATACAAATTTAAAGAGAGTATAATGcatctataaatatataatgaaaatttcaatcatTGTGCTTAAATACATGAACTTGTTCTTGCAATTAACTTAAGTTTTCCTCCCCTATGCCCTTCTGTTAGCCATCAGCTGGGTCTAATAGAGTTACTTTTACCAATGTaatggaagaaataaaaaatataccaTCAAAaccttattattttttgaaaagaattgCCATTACAGCATCAAACATCAAGAACAAGTCTAATACAGAAAAACCACCAACCTGTCGAATGACTTTGTAAAAAACATCGAGTGTCCCTTTGTACCGACTACATTCAGGGGGGCATACTGGTTCAGAGCCAAGAACTGAACGTGCACATGATTGAGAACTTTTCAATTCTGGAAAAAACTTAAACAGAAGAGCAGAGGAGAAAAACGAAAAAATTCGAAGGCAAAGTTAAGATGCATTTGGCAGAGGATAAATTaaagaatcaaataaatcattaatGTTTAAAACAGGGGAATAAATTGATCATGAGATGAAGcaaaccaattaaattgattctTACCATGTTAGTTTCAAAGCATGTCTGGTATGGAACTCCAGCAGCCTGTGCTTGCAACCTTGTCTGGATGTTACCCAAAAACAATAACTCTTAGGATTCTATGGAGATGTTAATTTAGAGAATTAAACATTTCAAGATATCTTCTGACagaattttgattaaaagagaaacaaaaaaaaaaatccctttAAAGAATTAATGAATCTCAATGTATAAAAAAGAACCAAACTTTCTACAAAAGTAAAATCAGATACCTTGGCGACATCGAGAGGATTGACGATGATGGCAGAAAGAAAAGCGGCGCCGGAGGCAGAGAAAGCCCTCTCTCCGAAGCTCAAATCCACGTCAGTTACAGCTTTTGACGACTTTTGGCTTTGCGGTTGGCTTGTAGAATCGCCGTGGCCGTCTTTTATCATATTCTCAACGTTTCCTTCGAAATCAACTCGGGTCGCTGCTGCGGCGCTTATCCATGAAGGCAGCCCCTGCCTCGAGGTTACCATCCCCACCCTCCAGCTGGGATTGCTTGTTGATCTTCGAGTCGTGTTGTAGGAAGAAAGAACCAGAATAGAGTTACATGAAATGTGGGGAACTTGAAACGATTTTATGGGACAGATTATTCTTCACAAGTTTCTTCTAGAGCTTTCCTTTTAATTATTCGACGATTTTTGCATGGGAAAGAGGCGAGGAAGCAATGTGATTCGTGGCGTGGAATTAAGAGCGCCAACCAATTGCTTCAGCTGACCGTTCTCAAAGGCAAAGCCTTCcacttcttccttctttttatttatttacttatttatctattttccATTGGCAAAGGAAAGCCTAGAACTTATCGGCCCAATTTGTGCTGACTGGGCCTGATCATAGTGTCTGATTTGTTTCGGTATGAGTTTTGGGCTTGGGCTAATCTCAAATCGAGCCCACATCAGAATCTTCCCGGTTCTTGGCAGTTGGCGCCGAACCAACGGTCAAGGAGTCAAATCCTCGCAGGGGATTTGCAGTTGCACGCTAATGGAAATTGGCCGTTTCATGTAATATAACCTTTAAGAGGAAATAAAATACGTGTGAATCTAATAAATTAAGTTGGACCacatattaaaataatgtcTACCCCAAAGCAGCAAAGGATTCATTAACCACTATGAATAGGAATGGTCCTATGCAAACATGGAAAGTTGTGGTCCCATAAATAACCTTAGTTGAACATTGAATATGAATCTCCATAGTCAGAAAGGAAAGCCCAACTACTTGAATCTGCAATATAAATACAGCTAGAAAACACTTTCCAATGCCATCATGTATTTCCATGATGTTTCTTGAATTGACCATGTCAAGTGGATGGCATGCATGCATGTGGTACAGAGACAATGATGAAGAGGGGGAAACATTTTCTGAAGAAATTGAGTTGTGATTTCATATATTATGATGTACGAATCATCCCCTGCCGCAAAAGACATCCAGAGGGCTCTTTGAGATAGTTAGTAAAGAATCTATGTTTTCTGCTTCTTTTGAATACATGATAGTGGaaacaatttttctttgtGAATTGCAAGATTGGTGCCTGGCATGATAGAATTGAATTGTGGTTGAAAGGCTAGCTGATATCAGGATTAATTTTATTGCAATTCCAACAGCACTCTGCCACTTCCAGGAGTTGAACAAAAATCTAATGCAACAAATGAGAAAACTGGAAAGCCTTCTTCTCCTGCTTTGAACCCCATTTTTCTTCACAGGAAGTTCTTCCACATTCCTGTCAAACGCAGCTCTATTATCATTGCCAAAACAAGCGTTCAACTCTCTCACCACATCCAGGGGTCTTCCTTGATATTGTGTTacttgttttatgagaaataaTCTGCTTTGCTCCAAACTTGTGAGAGCTGAATG
Protein-coding sequences here:
- the LOC18614026 gene encoding uncharacterized protein LOC18614026 produces the protein MELNNKKLRTLIERAWALHARLNDEIENSISFCRFCSDHGRYCDVGQTPFEERERLIAIRDSLKEVENTLLRLQKLQSWQLVDRHSALTSLEQSRLFLIKQVTQYQGRPLDVVRELNACFGNDNRAAFDRNVEELPVKKNGVQSRRRRLSSFLICCIRFLFNSWKWQSAVGIAIKLILISASLSTTIQFYHARHQSCNSQRKIVSTIMYSKEAENIDSLLTISKSPLDVFCGRG